One window of the Natrinema sp. HArc-T2 genome contains the following:
- a CDS encoding group I intron-associated PD-(D/E)XK endonuclease produces the protein MCNSKAVGDETEARAISKLISCGYSVSIPFGDNDKYDLVVDTGADLYHIQCKTGWSNKADTFRFNTHSQTTKDGVYHEDTYQGAIDAFLVYYPENDQFYWIDAADATEQKMELRFESEIDHPSISWAAAYRFDGTIS, from the coding sequence ATGTGCAACTCGAAAGCGGTGGGAGATGAAACGGAAGCGAGAGCTATCTCTAAACTCATTAGCTGTGGCTACAGTGTCTCAATTCCGTTCGGAGACAACGATAAGTACGATCTCGTCGTCGACACGGGAGCCGACCTCTATCATATCCAGTGTAAGACTGGCTGGTCGAACAAAGCAGACACGTTTCGATTCAATACCCATTCGCAAACGACGAAAGATGGCGTTTACCATGAAGATACATATCAGGGTGCTATCGACGCCTTTCTCGTCTATTATCCCGAAAACGATCAGTTTTATTGGATCGACGCGGCTGACGCAACTGAACAGAAAATGGAACTCCGGTTCGAGTCCGAAATCGACCATCCATCGATCAGCTGGGCAGCAGCGTACCGGTTTGATGGCACGATCTCGTAA
- a CDS encoding bacterio-opsin activator domain-containing protein, translated as MTKPITVLVVDNEPGFAALAGEMLERERDSIVALEATDGTEALSMLEGRGVDCIVSDYELPAMTGLELVARVREDDSELPFILFTGRSSAEIASEAIAAGVTQYLQKDSGREQYALLANQISNAVSQYRTETELRESERRYERTLTALHETTRELMRAETKAEIYRVAIETAGEILDVAVAAAYTFEPTAGALERVASTRHSPELGEPASTFERGKGLVWEAFSEGESTYYEDVTRENVGSAGTVSRCELIVPLGTHGVVVAGCEDVDGFDETMTELLYILAANTEAALDRAEREQLLRDHDRTLTQQNEELTRLNHTNEIVREINHGVAQASTRAEIEGTVCDRLAETDRYRFAWIAASDDDPPVPSAWAGIDAAYVDRLRDDGECAPETELVRDVLESGTVQTMRDVLEDDRWAMRRKEALTYGFQTVLGVPLVADDRRYGVLMVHVAGADAVGEREREVLVELGETIGHAIQSVERTRAMVTDSRLELELAVEGSRLLLNRLSTHVSGAEPITLEGVIDRGENGIVLFITAPATAELASLETAWASIETLSIVSESDDETLFEVTMASTPFLDLLRSYDVVIRMATAEDGTSTVVLEVPQRVETRSLVEAIREEYPETELVAKRETTTMQSARRLDTHLAERLTDKQFEALQAAHYSGFFEWPRESTGEDLAAALDVSPPTYHYHLRAAERKLVTMVFDGDSN; from the coding sequence ATGACGAAGCCGATTACCGTACTTGTCGTCGACAATGAACCCGGCTTTGCGGCGCTGGCCGGAGAGATGCTCGAGCGCGAGCGCGACTCGATCGTCGCACTCGAGGCGACGGATGGCACGGAGGCGCTATCGATGCTCGAGGGCCGCGGAGTCGACTGTATCGTCAGCGATTACGAACTGCCAGCGATGACCGGGCTCGAGTTGGTAGCGCGTGTTCGCGAGGACGATTCCGAACTCCCCTTTATTCTCTTTACGGGCCGAAGCTCAGCAGAGATCGCGAGCGAGGCGATCGCAGCGGGGGTGACCCAATATCTCCAGAAGGATTCCGGTCGGGAGCAGTACGCGCTGTTGGCAAACCAGATCTCCAACGCCGTTTCCCAGTATCGGACGGAAACGGAGCTTCGCGAAAGCGAGCGCCGCTACGAGCGAACACTGACGGCGTTGCACGAGACGACACGAGAGTTGATGCGCGCCGAAACCAAAGCCGAGATCTACCGGGTCGCGATCGAAACGGCTGGCGAGATCCTCGATGTGGCAGTCGCTGCGGCCTACACGTTCGAGCCGACGGCGGGGGCACTCGAACGCGTGGCATCGACGCGCCACTCGCCCGAGCTGGGTGAGCCAGCGTCGACGTTCGAGCGGGGGAAGGGACTGGTCTGGGAGGCGTTTTCGGAGGGCGAAAGCACCTACTACGAGGACGTGACGCGCGAGAACGTCGGCTCCGCGGGAACGGTAAGCCGGTGTGAGCTGATCGTCCCGCTTGGAACCCACGGCGTGGTGGTCGCAGGCTGTGAGGACGTCGACGGGTTCGACGAGACGATGACTGAACTGCTGTACATTCTGGCGGCCAACACCGAGGCTGCACTGGATCGGGCCGAGCGAGAGCAGTTACTGCGCGATCACGACCGGACGCTCACCCAGCAAAACGAGGAACTGACGCGACTCAATCACACGAACGAGATCGTCCGCGAGATCAACCACGGCGTCGCACAGGCGTCGACACGCGCGGAGATCGAGGGGACGGTGTGTGACCGCCTCGCCGAGACGGACCGGTATCGGTTCGCCTGGATCGCCGCGAGCGACGACGATCCGCCCGTCCCGTCGGCCTGGGCGGGGATCGACGCGGCCTACGTGGACCGGCTTCGCGACGACGGCGAGTGCGCGCCCGAGACCGAACTCGTCCGGGACGTCCTCGAGTCGGGTACCGTCCAGACGATGCGTGACGTCCTCGAAGACGACCGGTGGGCGATGCGGCGCAAGGAGGCGCTGACGTATGGCTTTCAGACGGTACTGGGTGTCCCACTCGTTGCAGACGATCGACGGTATGGCGTCTTGATGGTCCACGTTGCGGGCGCTGATGCGGTCGGTGAGCGCGAGCGTGAGGTGCTCGTCGAGCTCGGCGAGACGATCGGCCATGCGATCCAGTCGGTCGAGCGAACGCGGGCGATGGTAACTGACAGCCGTCTCGAGCTCGAGCTCGCCGTCGAGGGCTCACGACTGTTGCTCAATCGGCTCTCGACGCACGTCTCCGGAGCGGAACCGATCACACTCGAAGGCGTCATCGATCGCGGCGAGAACGGGATCGTCCTGTTCATCACTGCGCCAGCGACGGCGGAACTCGCGTCGCTGGAAACAGCGTGGGCGTCGATCGAAACGCTCTCGATCGTCTCGGAGAGTGACGACGAGACGCTGTTCGAGGTGACGATGGCTTCGACGCCGTTTCTCGACCTGTTGCGCAGCTACGACGTAGTGATCCGGATGGCAACGGCAGAAGACGGCACGTCGACGGTCGTTCTCGAGGTCCCCCAGCGAGTCGAGACGCGATCGCTAGTCGAGGCGATCCGCGAGGAATACCCCGAGACGGAACTGGTGGCCAAACGGGAGACGACGACCATGCAGTCGGCACGACGACTTGACACACACCTCGCGGAACGGCTCACCGACAAGCAGTTCGAAGCGCTGCAGGCGGCCCATTACAGCGGCTTCTTCGAGTGGCCCCGGGAGAGTACCGGCGAGGATCTCGCCGCGGCGCTTGACGTCTCGCCGCCGACGTACCACTATCACCTGCGCGCAGCCGAACGGAAGCTCGTCACGATGGTGTTCGACGGCGACTCTAATTGA
- a CDS encoding protein-L-isoaspartate O-methyltransferase, which translates to MDLAVLREDMVDGLEAAPKNVLTDDTVAVAMRDVPRHAFLDDERTAYADREHDALGTRILAPSTAARLLQALALEDDESVLIVGVGVGYTAAVAAEIVGETNVHAVDISRPLVVEARRNLSEAGYDGVLVDCRDGANGLPEYAPFDRILLEAAVVDPPRALLEQLADGGRLVFPRGTQRQRLTVVSTDGDLEQLDPIIFDPLLVEGEQSGAVERNRMAREDRERAQRRAESRRGWEQDWIEWDETLRPQSRRRRPR; encoded by the coding sequence ATGGACCTCGCGGTACTGCGGGAGGACATGGTCGACGGCCTCGAGGCCGCGCCCAAGAACGTCCTCACGGACGACACCGTCGCCGTCGCGATGCGTGACGTGCCTCGCCACGCGTTTCTCGATGACGAACGGACGGCCTACGCGGACCGCGAGCACGACGCGCTTGGGACCCGCATTCTCGCCCCCAGCACGGCTGCTCGATTGCTTCAGGCGCTGGCACTCGAGGACGACGAGTCGGTGCTGATCGTCGGCGTCGGCGTCGGCTATACGGCCGCTGTCGCAGCCGAAATCGTCGGCGAGACCAACGTTCACGCCGTCGACATCTCGCGCCCACTGGTCGTCGAAGCGCGCCGAAACCTTTCGGAAGCCGGTTACGACGGCGTCCTTGTCGACTGTCGCGACGGCGCGAACGGGCTCCCCGAGTACGCGCCGTTCGATCGGATTCTCCTCGAGGCGGCTGTCGTCGACCCTCCTCGCGCACTCCTCGAACAGCTTGCCGACGGCGGACGACTGGTCTTCCCGCGTGGGACCCAGCGACAGCGACTTACGGTCGTCTCGACCGATGGTGACCTCGAGCAACTCGACCCTATTATTTTCGATCCGCTGCTCGTCGAGGGTGAGCAGTCGGGGGCCGTCGAGCGAAACCGGATGGCCCGCGAAGACCGTGAACGAGCGCAGCGACGCGCCGAATCACGTCGCGGCTGGGAGCAGGACTGGATCGAGTGGGACGAGACGCTCAGGCCGCAGTCACGGCGACGCCGACCCCGATAG
- a CDS encoding HVO_0476 family zinc finger protein produces MSDIPDRVPTPCPSCSPDLETVHEVLTTGGGTLTVRCSECSHVHKIQPDTEREVTLDVVVSQGGESFTANVTAPEDETVEVGDEFILETEEVLSTVRVTSVELDGQKRVEESPADEIETVWTREVDNVAVNVTVHPQDGSRDDSHSITVHVPGDYEFEVGDVESFGDDEFEIDAFVVRDDASGYRRDRFEEPGDTAFAKDIKRVYAYDEQSSAWSAW; encoded by the coding sequence ATGAGCGATATACCGGATCGGGTTCCGACCCCCTGTCCTTCCTGCTCGCCGGACCTCGAGACGGTCCACGAGGTACTCACGACGGGCGGCGGTACCCTGACCGTTCGCTGTAGCGAGTGTAGTCACGTCCACAAGATCCAGCCCGACACCGAACGCGAGGTCACCCTCGACGTGGTCGTCTCCCAGGGTGGCGAGTCGTTCACGGCGAACGTCACCGCCCCCGAAGACGAGACCGTCGAAGTCGGCGACGAGTTCATTCTCGAGACCGAGGAAGTGCTCTCGACGGTTCGGGTCACGAGTGTCGAACTCGACGGCCAGAAGCGCGTCGAGGAGTCACCCGCCGACGAGATCGAGACCGTCTGGACGCGCGAGGTCGACAACGTGGCGGTCAACGTCACCGTCCACCCACAGGACGGCTCGCGCGACGACAGCCACAGTATCACGGTCCACGTCCCTGGTGATTACGAGTTCGAGGTCGGCGACGTCGAGAGCTTCGGCGACGACGAGTTCGAGATCGACGCCTTCGTCGTCCGTGACGACGCGTCGGGCTACCGGCGCGACCGCTTCGAGGAGCCGGGCGATACTGCCTTCGCGAAGGACATCAAACGCGTCTACGCCTACGACGAGCAGAGCAGCGCCTGGTCGGCCTGGTAA
- a CDS encoding aminopeptidase, with amino-acid sequence MTALRTAAETAVRQCLGLEAGESCAIVTDDERVPIGEALYEVAREITDDAVIVRYPPGETHGSEPPEPVAAAMAGADVVLAPTTKSLSHTRARTDANEAGARVATLPGITEDVFTTGLDADYESIATHCEAVREQVAEAEEIRVTTDAGTDITFGVGDREWLADTGIVHDPGTMSNLPAGEVFISPETADGTFVVDGTMRPHGLLEAGHRLTFEVEDGLVTHISDDEIRETVANAADEVGDAAYNLAELGIGTNVAVTELVGSVLLDEKAGGTIHIAIGDDAGIGGETDAPIHLDGIIREPTVLADGEPVDLPVADDA; translated from the coding sequence ATGACAGCACTTCGAACCGCGGCGGAGACCGCCGTCCGCCAGTGTCTGGGTCTCGAGGCGGGTGAGTCGTGTGCGATCGTCACCGACGACGAACGGGTTCCGATCGGGGAGGCACTCTACGAGGTCGCACGCGAGATCACCGACGACGCCGTGATCGTCCGCTATCCGCCGGGCGAGACCCACGGCAGCGAACCGCCCGAACCGGTGGCGGCGGCCATGGCCGGCGCTGACGTCGTGCTCGCGCCGACGACAAAGAGCTTGAGCCACACCCGCGCCCGGACCGACGCCAACGAGGCCGGCGCACGCGTCGCGACGCTCCCTGGCATCACCGAGGATGTCTTCACGACCGGGCTCGACGCCGACTACGAGTCGATCGCGACTCACTGCGAGGCGGTCCGCGAGCAGGTCGCCGAGGCCGAGGAAATCAGGGTCACGACCGACGCCGGCACCGACATTACGTTCGGCGTCGGCGACCGCGAGTGGCTCGCCGACACCGGCATCGTCCACGACCCCGGCACGATGTCGAACCTGCCAGCCGGCGAGGTGTTCATCAGCCCCGAAACGGCGGACGGGACGTTCGTTGTCGACGGAACGATGCGACCACACGGGTTGCTCGAGGCGGGCCACCGGCTCACCTTCGAGGTCGAGGACGGCCTCGTCACCCACATCTCGGACGACGAGATCCGCGAGACGGTCGCGAACGCGGCAGACGAGGTCGGCGACGCCGCCTACAACCTCGCGGAACTGGGCATCGGGACCAACGTCGCCGTCACGGAGCTGGTCGGCTCGGTCCTCCTAGACGAGAAAGCTGGCGGCACGATCCATATCGCGATCGGCGACGACGCAGGCATCGGTGGCGAGACGGACGCGCCGATCCACCTCGATGGCATCATTCGCGAGCCGACCGTCCTCGCCGACGGCGAGCCCGTCGACCTGCCGGTCGCGGATGACGCCTGA
- a CDS encoding type II glyceraldehyde-3-phosphate dehydrogenase: MLQVAINGYGTIGKRVADAVREQPDMEVLGVAKTRPNFEAETAIDKGFALYAAVEEREHLFDEAGLEIAGSVDELVDEADVVVDATPSGIGAQNKGLYEEYDTPALYQGGEDADLVDVSFNARSNFAEAADADHVRVVSCNTTGLSRVIAPLREAYGVEKVRATLVRRGGDPGQTDRGPINDILPNPVTIPSHHGPDVETIFDDLDIDTLGMKVPATLMHMHSLNVTLKEEVDAAEVRELFADESRLFLIPERMDIDGSGKLKEYALDAGRPRGDLWENCIWEESISTVGTDLYLFQGIHQESDVVPENIDAIRAVAGSADAEESIETTNESLGIGL, encoded by the coding sequence ATGCTACAGGTCGCGATCAACGGCTACGGTACGATCGGCAAACGCGTCGCGGACGCCGTCCGCGAGCAACCCGACATGGAGGTACTCGGCGTCGCGAAGACGCGTCCGAACTTCGAGGCCGAGACAGCGATCGACAAGGGATTCGCGCTCTACGCGGCCGTCGAGGAGCGCGAACACCTGTTCGACGAAGCCGGCCTCGAGATCGCAGGCTCGGTCGACGAACTCGTCGACGAAGCCGACGTCGTCGTCGACGCCACACCGTCTGGGATCGGCGCTCAGAACAAGGGGCTGTACGAGGAGTACGACACGCCGGCACTCTACCAGGGCGGCGAGGACGCGGATCTCGTCGACGTGAGTTTCAACGCGCGCTCGAACTTCGCCGAGGCCGCCGACGCCGATCACGTCCGCGTCGTCTCCTGTAACACGACCGGCCTCTCGCGGGTCATCGCGCCGCTGCGGGAAGCCTACGGCGTCGAGAAGGTCCGCGCGACGCTGGTCCGGCGTGGCGGCGATCCCGGCCAGACCGACCGCGGCCCGATCAACGACATCCTGCCAAACCCGGTCACGATCCCCTCCCACCACGGCCCCGACGTCGAGACCATCTTCGACGACCTCGACATCGACACGCTCGGGATGAAAGTGCCCGCGACGCTGATGCACATGCACAGCTTGAACGTCACACTCAAGGAGGAGGTCGACGCCGCCGAGGTCCGCGAACTGTTCGCCGACGAGTCGCGACTGTTCCTCATCCCCGAGCGGATGGACATCGACGGCAGCGGGAAACTCAAAGAGTACGCCCTCGACGCGGGCCGGCCCCGTGGCGACCTCTGGGAGAACTGTATCTGGGAGGAATCGATCTCGACGGTCGGCACGGACCTCTATCTCTTCCAGGGCATCCACCAGGAAAGCGACGTCGTCCCCGAGAACATCGACGCCATCCGTGCGGTCGCCGGCAGCGCCGACGCCGAAGAGAGCATCGAGACGACGAACGAGTCGCTCGGCATCGGACTATAG
- a CDS encoding Hsp20/alpha crystallin family protein, with translation MRRDDRDEPFDDLFREIERMMNEMMNSANANMNVDSSSNVDNGFGMDTHVDIHETDEEIRVVADLPGVEKDNIDLECDGKTLTISAESEHRQYDERVSLPTRVNEHTAAATYNNGVLEVVFDRAENSSDISLE, from the coding sequence ATGCGCCGAGACGACCGCGACGAACCCTTCGACGACCTGTTTCGCGAGATCGAGCGAATGATGAACGAAATGATGAACAGCGCAAACGCCAACATGAACGTCGACTCCTCGAGTAACGTCGACAACGGCTTCGGGATGGACACCCACGTCGACATCCACGAGACCGACGAGGAGATCCGCGTCGTCGCCGACCTCCCCGGCGTCGAGAAGGACAACATCGACCTCGAGTGTGACGGCAAGACCCTGACCATCTCCGCTGAAAGCGAGCACCGCCAGTACGACGAACGCGTCTCCCTGCCGACTCGCGTCAACGAACACACCGCCGCCGCGACTTACAACAACGGCGTCCTCGAGGTCGTCTTCGATCGCGCGGAGAACTCCTCGGATATCAGCCTCGAGTAA